The Tautonia rosea genome contains a region encoding:
- a CDS encoding DUF1553 domain-containing protein, whose protein sequence is MHPIRSVRWPLLTVLFGLATLSSSLLAQDSNDPNDPRSVAFFETHIRPILIERCVSCHGPDQRKGGLRLDSKTAVFDLGGDSGPAIEPGDPDASLLIEAIRYDSFVQMPPSSRLPDAEIARLTDWIAQGAAWPDTTTPGENDDSSRPAETFDLAARASHWSLQPITDPPLPAVDRSAWPRNPIDRFLLARLEAEGLEPAPEAERHTLIRRASFALTGLPPTPEQLLTFLADDQPDAFDRLVDRLLESPQYGERWARHWLDLVRYAETSGHEFDYDILTAHRYRDYVIRAFNDDVPYDQIIVEHLAGDLLDNPRRHPETGTNESILGTMSFFFPEGTHSPVDITEEMRTRVDNQIDVLGKAFLGLTVACARCHDHKFDAISTRDYYALAGHLQSTRHQYAVIDPPEVFDTPLAELDALRLALAAEAEPPAPTRAPSPPPRDGDSLFEDFSSPNFSSWFSSGHAFGSRPTQSGDVAVDADGNLLLLAPGWAHSGAIAPGLVGVLRSKTFPIDQPYVHLIVSGKSGRVNLVIDGFEKIRSPIYGGLTRTVNHGTEPRWLTLDASMWRGHLAYLELADGASSDYTGAITSLIPGDGHLAIGHIITSNHPEPPGIPSSVSSGPIRSRIPHASLTDAASSHIDRYQQIAASLPQPTLALAAAAGTSIDVPVHIRGSAKNLGAIVPRGFLEVLGDDAPDRLTLAHRIADPANPLPARVMVNRLWAHHFGRGLVASPDDFGVMGSPPSHPELLDWLATEFVRSGWSIKHMHRLIMTSSAYQMSSRPRSEADVIDPDNRLLHRANLRRLDAESLRDTMLALSGRLDPTLYGPSVPTHLTPFMDGRGRPRESGPLDGNGRRSLYLNIRRNFLSPFLLAFDFPNPATTRGRRDSSNVPAQALALMNDPFVLDQAHHWADHATADPTIAPEAVVDRLYLAAFSRTPTDTERSRALAFQRSSSWDDLCHALFNVKEFLYLD, encoded by the coding sequence ATGCATCCGATTCGCTCTGTCCGATGGCCCCTGCTCACCGTGCTGTTCGGCCTGGCAACGCTCTCCTCCTCCCTGCTCGCGCAAGATTCCAACGACCCGAACGATCCCCGCTCGGTCGCCTTTTTTGAAACGCACATTCGGCCCATTCTCATCGAGCGTTGCGTCTCCTGCCACGGTCCCGACCAGCGCAAGGGGGGACTTCGGCTCGACTCGAAGACTGCGGTCTTCGACCTCGGCGGCGACTCCGGACCCGCCATCGAGCCCGGCGATCCGGACGCGAGCCTCCTGATCGAGGCCATTCGCTACGACTCCTTCGTGCAAATGCCCCCCTCGTCCAGGCTCCCCGATGCCGAGATCGCCCGATTGACCGACTGGATCGCCCAGGGAGCCGCCTGGCCCGACACAACCACTCCCGGCGAAAACGACGACTCCTCCCGCCCAGCCGAGACCTTCGACCTCGCCGCCCGGGCCTCGCACTGGAGCCTCCAGCCGATCACCGATCCCCCCCTGCCCGCCGTCGATCGTTCCGCCTGGCCCCGCAACCCGATCGACCGCTTCCTCCTGGCTCGTCTCGAAGCCGAAGGGCTCGAACCGGCCCCCGAAGCCGAACGCCATACCCTAATCCGTCGCGCTTCCTTTGCCCTGACCGGCCTGCCCCCGACCCCCGAGCAACTCCTCACGTTCCTTGCCGACGACCAGCCTGACGCCTTCGATCGCCTCGTCGATCGCCTGCTCGAATCCCCCCAGTACGGTGAACGCTGGGCGAGGCACTGGCTCGACCTCGTGCGCTATGCTGAAACGTCCGGCCACGAATTCGACTACGACATCCTCACCGCCCACCGCTACCGCGATTACGTCATCCGCGCCTTCAACGACGACGTGCCATACGATCAAATCATCGTCGAACACCTGGCCGGCGACCTTCTCGACAACCCTCGCCGCCACCCCGAAACCGGCACCAACGAGTCCATCCTCGGCACCATGTCGTTCTTTTTCCCCGAGGGAACCCACTCTCCCGTCGATATCACCGAGGAAATGCGCACACGAGTCGACAACCAGATCGACGTGCTCGGCAAGGCCTTCCTCGGCCTGACCGTCGCCTGCGCCCGCTGTCACGACCACAAGTTCGATGCCATCTCGACCCGCGATTACTACGCTCTCGCCGGTCACCTGCAAAGCACTCGCCATCAGTACGCCGTGATCGACCCCCCCGAGGTGTTCGACACTCCGCTCGCCGAGCTTGACGCCCTCCGCCTCGCCCTCGCCGCCGAAGCCGAACCGCCTGCCCCGACCCGCGCTCCGTCCCCCCCTCCTCGCGATGGCGACTCGCTGTTCGAGGACTTTTCCTCCCCCAACTTCTCCTCCTGGTTTTCCTCCGGCCACGCCTTCGGCTCCCGCCCCACTCAGTCGGGCGATGTCGCGGTCGATGCCGACGGAAATCTTCTGCTCCTCGCTCCCGGCTGGGCCCATAGCGGCGCGATCGCCCCCGGCCTCGTCGGCGTCCTTCGGTCGAAAACCTTTCCAATTGATCAACCCTATGTTCACTTGATTGTTTCAGGAAAATCAGGACGCGTCAACCTCGTCATTGATGGCTTCGAGAAAATCCGAAGCCCCATCTACGGCGGCCTGACCCGTACCGTGAACCACGGCACCGAACCGCGATGGCTCACGCTCGACGCCTCCATGTGGCGCGGCCATCTCGCCTACCTCGAACTGGCCGACGGCGCCTCATCCGACTACACCGGCGCGATCACCTCCTTGATCCCCGGTGACGGGCACCTCGCCATCGGCCACATCATCACGTCCAATCATCCCGAACCCCCTGGAATACCCTCCTCCGTCTCGTCGGGGCCAATCCGCAGCCGCATCCCTCACGCCTCGCTGACTGATGCGGCCTCCTCCCACATCGACCGCTACCAACAGATCGCCGCCAGCCTCCCCCAGCCAACCCTCGCCCTTGCCGCCGCAGCCGGCACTAGCATCGACGTGCCCGTGCACATTCGAGGCAGTGCGAAGAATCTCGGCGCCATCGTCCCGCGCGGCTTTCTCGAAGTCCTGGGGGACGACGCTCCCGATCGCCTGACCCTCGCCCATCGCATCGCCGACCCTGCCAATCCGCTCCCCGCCCGCGTCATGGTCAATCGCCTCTGGGCCCACCACTTCGGCCGCGGCCTCGTCGCCTCTCCCGACGACTTCGGCGTCATGGGCTCTCCCCCCTCCCACCCGGAGCTCCTCGACTGGCTCGCGACCGAGTTCGTCCGCTCCGGATGGTCGATCAAGCACATGCATCGTCTGATCATGACGTCTTCCGCGTATCAGATGTCCAGCCGCCCTCGATCCGAGGCCGACGTCATCGACCCCGACAACCGCTTGCTCCATCGCGCCAACCTTCGCCGCCTCGATGCTGAATCCCTCCGAGACACCATGCTGGCCCTCTCCGGCCGCCTCGACCCCACCCTCTACGGCCCCAGCGTCCCCACCCACCTGACCCCCTTCATGGACGGTCGCGGACGCCCTCGCGAATCTGGCCCGCTGGATGGAAACGGACGCCGAAGTCTTTATCTGAACATCCGTCGCAATTTCCTCTCACCCTTCCTCCTTGCCTTCGACTTCCCCAACCCCGCCACCACCCGGGGCCGGCGTGATTCGTCCAATGTCCCCGCTCAGGCCCTCGCCCTGATGAACGACCCCTTCGTCCTCGACCAGGCCCACCACTGGGCCGATCATGCCACCGCCGATCCCACAATCGCTCCAGAGGCCGTCGTCGACCGCCTCTACCTCGCCGCCTTCTCTCGTACCCCGACCGACACCGAACGCTCCCGAGCCCTCGCCTTTCAACGCTCAAGCTCCTGGGACGACCTCTGCCACGCCTTGTTCAACGTCAAGGAATTCCTTTATCTCGACTAA
- the plsY gene encoding glycerol-3-phosphate 1-O-acyltransferase PlsY, protein MTLALSSLAVVLAYLIGSIPFGYLVAKGVKGIDIRTVGSGNVGATNVGRILGFRYFVLVMTLDLLKGLGPTLGFPLLVEAITGQAVPVLAVPVALAAILGHNFSAFLRLRGGKGVATSLGAVIALDPTAALAAAVAFVIVLVITRYVSMSSILGGTVFVIVHFASVTTPISTSDVPLALLIVVLYLMLIYRHRSNLARIRAGTESKVSFGKGKSKGTETDPTRRDGRAWPIVLAIVVLLGGATLGASTLLDADRRAPTLRLGSAELTEVARFRTGHQRAGALTFADEGRLLVVACPRYNRLVLFQVDEDDHVSMSHDLLLHGRPVAVQEQGDRLFVLQRPTADDRHLEAGYWEAFSHDGEPLGSKFRVGWDPDDFAFSPDGRLAYVITSGRSEGGDESKPAPALVVVSVGDSTEDHEIVAQLEFLESDDDPERIILSDTGRFAAVVLARSQTIACVDLSDPSAPVVTGRVPLAAREVPYLSATPLDGDEILMPVDSNRDSLLIPEPPGTEGPLLVTTLPFGSALELVHGRNRRAVGQLPLRGPLNFGTIIPIGLAYSPDRGLLAISDRSGGVRLVAFRELETAALASSATLDSEPSAR, encoded by the coding sequence ATGACCCTTGCCCTCTCGTCCCTTGCCGTCGTTCTGGCCTACCTCATCGGCTCGATCCCTTTCGGCTACCTCGTGGCGAAGGGGGTGAAGGGGATCGACATTCGCACGGTCGGCTCAGGGAATGTTGGGGCTACCAACGTCGGTCGCATTCTTGGATTCCGCTATTTTGTCCTGGTCATGACACTCGACCTGCTCAAAGGGCTCGGGCCGACGCTCGGCTTCCCCTTGCTCGTCGAGGCGATCACCGGCCAGGCGGTTCCCGTGCTGGCGGTTCCCGTGGCCCTGGCTGCGATCCTCGGCCATAACTTCTCCGCCTTCCTCCGCCTTCGAGGGGGCAAAGGGGTCGCCACCAGTCTCGGCGCGGTCATCGCCCTTGACCCTACGGCCGCCCTTGCCGCGGCGGTCGCCTTCGTGATCGTCCTGGTCATCACTCGATACGTGTCGATGTCGTCGATCCTCGGTGGAACGGTTTTTGTGATCGTCCACTTTGCGTCGGTCACGACGCCGATCTCGACCTCCGACGTTCCTCTCGCACTCCTGATCGTGGTGCTTTATCTCATGTTGATCTACCGCCATCGATCGAATCTCGCTCGCATCCGCGCCGGCACCGAGTCGAAGGTCAGCTTCGGCAAGGGGAAATCGAAGGGCACGGAAACCGACCCGACCCGTCGCGACGGCCGCGCCTGGCCGATCGTTCTGGCCATCGTCGTCCTGCTTGGCGGGGCCACGCTGGGGGCCTCGACCCTGCTCGACGCCGACCGCCGTGCCCCGACGCTTCGCCTCGGCTCGGCCGAACTGACCGAGGTCGCCCGCTTCCGCACCGGTCATCAACGCGCCGGTGCGCTTACGTTTGCCGATGAGGGCCGCCTGCTCGTGGTCGCCTGCCCCCGCTACAATCGCCTCGTCCTGTTCCAGGTCGACGAGGATGACCACGTTTCCATGTCTCATGACCTCCTCCTTCACGGCCGCCCTGTGGCCGTTCAGGAACAGGGGGATCGCCTGTTCGTGCTCCAACGTCCCACGGCCGACGACCGCCATCTGGAGGCCGGATACTGGGAAGCCTTCTCGCACGATGGCGAGCCGCTCGGCTCGAAATTCCGAGTCGGCTGGGACCCGGACGACTTCGCCTTCAGTCCCGACGGCCGCCTTGCGTATGTCATCACCTCCGGTCGATCCGAAGGCGGAGACGAGAGCAAGCCCGCGCCGGCCCTCGTGGTCGTTTCGGTCGGCGATTCCACCGAAGACCATGAGATTGTTGCTCAACTCGAATTCCTTGAATCCGACGACGACCCCGAACGGATCATTCTTTCGGACACCGGCCGGTTTGCTGCCGTTGTCCTGGCCCGGTCGCAAACCATCGCCTGCGTCGATCTCTCCGACCCGTCCGCCCCCGTCGTGACCGGTCGCGTTCCGCTGGCCGCCCGAGAAGTTCCTTACCTCTCGGCAACCCCCCTCGACGGCGATGAAATTCTCATGCCCGTGGACTCGAACCGAGACTCGTTGCTCATTCCCGAGCCTCCCGGCACCGAAGGCCCGCTGCTCGTGACCACCTTGCCCTTTGGCTCGGCCCTGGAGCTGGTCCACGGTCGCAACCGCCGAGCGGTCGGTCAGCTGCCGCTGCGAGGCCCGCTGAACTTCGGCACGATTATCCCGATCGGCCTGGCCTACAGTCCCGATCGAGGCTTGCTGGCCATCTCCGACCGTTCCGGAGGCGTCCGCCTCGTCGCCTTCCGCGAGCTTGAGACCGCGGCGCTCGCCTCGTCGGCGACCCTCGATTCCGAGCCTTCCGCCCGCTGA
- a CDS encoding nucleotidyltransferase family protein, which yields MQAIVLAGGKGTRLRPFTHVFPKPLMPLGEAEPMPILEVVLRQLARHGFHDVTIITGYLTELIEAFCGNGRRFGTSIDYQREVTPLGTAGGLVMVDRPKEPVLVLNGDILTTLDFSAMASFHRAQGAKATIASFPRTVRIDFGVLEFANDPHVLAGYREKPEFSFQVSMGLYMLDPVAWDFLAPGRELTMPDLLEQMRAAGHPVHCFRQDCTWLDIGRHDDYAAANEMFEARRTEFLGLPDRPRLKIG from the coding sequence ATGCAGGCAATCGTTCTGGCAGGTGGAAAGGGGACCCGGCTCCGGCCGTTCACGCATGTCTTCCCGAAGCCGCTCATGCCGCTGGGAGAAGCCGAGCCCATGCCGATCCTGGAGGTCGTCCTCCGTCAGCTCGCGCGGCACGGCTTCCATGATGTCACCATCATCACCGGATATCTCACGGAGCTGATCGAAGCCTTCTGCGGCAACGGTCGCCGATTCGGCACCTCCATCGACTATCAGCGCGAAGTCACTCCCCTCGGCACTGCGGGCGGCCTGGTGATGGTCGATCGGCCGAAGGAGCCCGTCCTCGTCCTCAACGGCGACATCCTCACCACCCTCGACTTTTCGGCAATGGCCAGCTTCCACCGCGCTCAGGGGGCCAAGGCGACAATCGCCTCCTTCCCTCGCACGGTGCGTATTGATTTCGGCGTCCTCGAATTTGCCAACGATCCGCACGTACTGGCCGGATACCGCGAGAAACCTGAATTCTCATTTCAGGTGAGCATGGGTCTTTATATGCTCGACCCCGTGGCCTGGGATTTCCTCGCCCCCGGCCGCGAACTGACGATGCCCGACCTACTGGAACAGATGCGTGCCGCCGGCCACCCTGTCCACTGCTTTCGCCAGGACTGCACCTGGCTCGACATCGGCCGGCACGACGACTACGCCGCCGCCAATGAGATGTTCGAGGCCCGCCGCACCGAGTTCCTCGGCCTTCCCGACCGACCCCGGCTCAAAATCGGATGA
- a CDS encoding pre-peptidase C-terminal domain-containing protein, whose product MWTRVASSVGRSLSSGNRLSHGPQSRALRDRNRHRLLCRLEHLEERTLLSTISESGGVGGTSKTLTLPSSLNLVEFSWENYSIPDEFQILHGSQRIAGNVGLQSGGASGRTVVAARSSNDQLSIKVTAPREGTAWDFTVQVMPVELKVDAKLGDVTKVSIDWLFRTTTGQTLDSVGLDPTTFQFVSTTNARGKVAQVDNWQDELKRGVFYFVPTVSGTPLPYGQSHTNDAGLGTSELYIRGTITDPSDSSVSSREIEIPVVFNVTAGFSTSFPDPELRQTIPAVDGAGTTRLDIFRQQQRLAYLGYPGGSAGNPLIVDGNSGGNTEWAKKLYSIVLDPKITGRGNVQNPASGTQYFKSHINSANAPFWRDLRGIPGLTFPPGQNQSQRFYGSDIAANMIVAAQGNPARPLISNGVAQKSGVGSPSKSHDGGRGVDLLPWYGQGRYFFEDQQGLVLASSSGGGGFIYKNASGQWQGGGQFGNPTHVNNGLQSTFLVSQSSGALVSSLENAGLLSYRQERHVIEGLLQAFLNAGAPRILYNDPRFFTPTGPIIYNASGAVNHANHVHIDVPGLVSGNIPLATQSLSILASGNFAGLASSQLLSVPSLSTAIDLGRLEATQTVSGTLDVGEPERFYRFQIGDVGEYGATFDTLRDLSVMINGLSDDADLELIVDPNDDGEGWVLFSSETAGTAAEVIDAPELGSGVYYVRVFQKAGDTDFNLTLSLAPLPVPSDTAGETVATAADLGPLNGTVSRSDFVGEVDPEDLYTFELTAVSELVVTLDGLDQGDLALALGRDTNGDGILSPDEVIASSDEEANAAESIHRRWLPAGNYLLQVLRMSGNSDYMLQATATPSSVPVDQAGNSIATAFDLGPLSAPISLSGFVGEIDPVDLYKFTVSTRTGLRIDLTGLSADADLWLFNATNGDVSFGPEAVLARSTNPGDSDESITLTGLAPGTYVLRVNQFEGDTDYDLSITPQAVSGADLVVTRTDSPLPADLGSQYTYSLRVTNNGPDTATNVRLTETIPSGLSRVRVTLSIPGGFIQNIPGGFVGNIPSLAPGESVSIDVTVQSFIAGLLPSTTTVTSDTPDFDLSNNSLIELKRVNTITSPPADLELSQVVSNLNPDLGDPITITLSLTNKGPGTATDIQIRNLLPAGLEFVNSSTVPGSSFDPSSGIWIVGNMQPNETLQLQITAKVQAAQTLTNTAEVIAVAENDPDLANNVTTISLQVGPIVTMGPQITGLQRFGYAQSQTTFVLSFDQEMAADHATDLGNYRLVDAGRDGRFATRDDRTILLRSAEYNPSERTVTLFPTRRISPHRQLLLIVNGTTDSGLTDLANNRLAGNGDGQPGSDYTGVIRGFVGAPYQTRNAPSTDAMRHFIWGFSQDHPIVPRNLIRHPNFTIDDLRQLRLQRRPLPLTFLQTQRPAFLK is encoded by the coding sequence ATGTGGACGCGCGTCGCCAGTTCAGTTGGACGGAGTCTGTCCAGTGGCAATCGTCTGTCTCACGGTCCGCAATCCAGGGCCCTCCGAGATCGAAACCGCCATCGCCTCCTCTGCCGCCTGGAACACCTGGAAGAGCGAACCTTGCTGAGTACCATCTCAGAAAGCGGCGGCGTGGGTGGAACCTCAAAAACGCTCACTCTCCCCAGCTCACTGAACCTGGTGGAGTTCTCTTGGGAAAACTACTCGATCCCGGACGAGTTCCAGATCTTGCACGGAAGTCAGCGCATCGCTGGCAATGTCGGCCTGCAGAGTGGCGGCGCGAGCGGGAGGACGGTTGTTGCCGCTCGCAGCTCGAACGACCAGCTTAGCATCAAGGTCACTGCCCCCCGGGAGGGAACGGCCTGGGATTTTACCGTTCAGGTCATGCCGGTTGAGCTCAAGGTGGACGCCAAACTTGGGGATGTCACCAAGGTGAGCATCGACTGGCTGTTCCGCACCACCACCGGTCAGACACTCGACTCCGTCGGGCTCGATCCGACCACCTTCCAGTTCGTGAGCACGACGAATGCGAGGGGCAAGGTCGCCCAGGTCGACAACTGGCAGGACGAACTCAAGCGGGGAGTCTTCTACTTCGTCCCGACCGTTTCCGGCACTCCGCTGCCTTACGGTCAGTCCCACACCAACGACGCCGGACTCGGTACCAGCGAATTGTACATCCGAGGGACGATCACCGACCCCAGCGATTCTTCGGTCTCCTCGCGTGAGATCGAAATCCCCGTGGTGTTCAACGTGACCGCTGGCTTTTCCACGTCGTTCCCAGACCCGGAGCTCAGACAGACAATCCCGGCTGTCGATGGCGCGGGGACAACCAGGCTCGACATCTTCCGCCAGCAACAGCGGCTGGCCTACCTGGGCTACCCCGGAGGATCGGCCGGCAATCCTCTCATCGTCGATGGCAACTCCGGGGGCAACACGGAGTGGGCGAAAAAGCTCTACAGCATCGTGCTCGACCCGAAAATCACGGGACGGGGGAACGTGCAGAATCCGGCCTCCGGGACGCAATACTTCAAGTCTCATATCAACTCTGCCAACGCCCCCTTTTGGCGCGATCTGCGAGGCATCCCAGGCCTTACGTTCCCACCGGGGCAAAACCAATCCCAGCGATTTTATGGCTCAGACATCGCCGCAAACATGATCGTCGCCGCCCAGGGCAATCCTGCTCGCCCGTTGATCTCCAACGGCGTGGCGCAAAAGTCTGGCGTGGGGAGTCCCAGCAAATCGCACGACGGTGGTCGAGGCGTCGACCTCCTGCCCTGGTATGGCCAGGGGCGATACTTTTTCGAGGATCAGCAAGGTCTCGTGCTTGCGAGCAGCTCAGGTGGAGGTGGGTTCATCTACAAAAACGCAAGCGGCCAGTGGCAAGGGGGTGGTCAGTTTGGCAACCCAACTCACGTCAATAATGGTCTTCAATCAACATTTCTCGTGAGCCAATCTTCGGGAGCACTTGTCAGTTCTTTAGAAAACGCTGGTCTGCTGAGTTACCGGCAGGAGCGACACGTCATCGAGGGGCTGCTTCAAGCGTTCCTCAACGCGGGCGCACCGCGGATCCTCTACAACGACCCGCGGTTCTTCACGCCCACTGGTCCCATCATTTACAACGCTTCGGGCGCTGTGAATCACGCCAATCACGTCCACATCGACGTTCCCGGCCTGGTGTCCGGGAACATCCCGTTGGCAACTCAGAGCCTTTCCATCCTGGCATCCGGCAATTTCGCCGGTCTTGCGTCCTCTCAACTCTTGAGCGTACCCAGCTTGAGTACCGCCATCGACCTCGGTCGTCTGGAAGCAACCCAAACCGTCTCCGGGACGCTTGACGTCGGAGAACCAGAACGGTTCTATCGTTTCCAGATCGGAGACGTCGGAGAGTATGGCGCGACCTTCGACACACTCCGCGACCTGTCCGTGATGATCAATGGTCTCTCCGACGACGCCGACCTTGAACTCATCGTCGACCCGAACGACGACGGCGAGGGTTGGGTGCTGTTCAGCTCCGAAACCGCCGGGACCGCGGCCGAGGTGATCGACGCACCGGAACTGGGCAGCGGCGTGTATTACGTCCGGGTGTTCCAGAAGGCCGGCGACACAGACTTCAACCTGACACTCTCCCTTGCCCCGCTTCCCGTCCCGTCCGACACCGCGGGCGAGACCGTCGCCACCGCGGCCGACCTCGGCCCGCTCAACGGTACCGTAAGCCGTTCCGACTTCGTCGGTGAAGTGGACCCAGAGGATCTCTACACGTTCGAGTTGACGGCCGTCAGCGAACTGGTCGTGACCCTCGACGGCCTGGACCAGGGAGACCTGGCCCTGGCACTTGGACGGGACACCAATGGAGACGGCATCCTCAGCCCCGACGAGGTCATCGCCTCCTCCGACGAGGAGGCGAACGCCGCCGAGTCGATCCATCGAAGGTGGCTTCCGGCCGGAAACTACCTATTGCAGGTTCTCCGCATGAGCGGAAACTCAGACTACATGCTGCAGGCCACCGCGACGCCGTCGTCGGTACCCGTGGACCAGGCCGGTAACTCAATCGCCACCGCGTTCGACCTTGGACCCTTGTCAGCGCCGATCAGTCTCAGCGGCTTCGTCGGCGAGATCGACCCGGTCGACCTCTACAAGTTCACCGTCTCCACCAGAACCGGTTTACGGATCGACCTGACCGGCCTCTCCGCCGACGCGGATCTCTGGCTCTTCAACGCAACCAATGGCGATGTTTCTTTCGGTCCGGAAGCGGTGCTGGCTCGCTCCACAAATCCGGGGGACAGCGATGAGTCGATCACGCTGACAGGCCTGGCGCCGGGAACTTACGTCCTCCGTGTGAACCAGTTCGAGGGAGACACGGATTACGACCTTTCGATCACGCCGCAAGCCGTCAGCGGTGCCGATCTGGTCGTCACGAGGACGGACTCCCCCCTTCCCGCTGACCTTGGGAGCCAGTACACCTACTCCCTCCGGGTCACGAACAACGGCCCCGACACTGCGACCAATGTGAGGCTCACCGAAACGATTCCGTCCGGGCTGAGCCGAGTCCGGGTGACGCTGTCAATCCCCGGGGGTTTCATCCAGAACATCCCCGGCGGCTTCGTGGGTAACATCCCCAGTCTGGCCCCGGGCGAGAGCGTCAGCATTGACGTGACCGTCCAGTCCTTCATCGCCGGGTTGCTGCCGTCAACGACGACGGTGACCTCGGACACTCCCGACTTCGACCTGTCGAACAACAGTCTCATCGAGCTCAAGCGCGTCAACACCATTACCTCGCCACCGGCCGATCTTGAGCTCAGCCAGGTCGTTAGCAACCTCAACCCGGACCTCGGCGACCCAATCACCATCACCCTGAGTCTGACCAACAAGGGCCCGGGCACCGCCACGGACATCCAGATCCGGAACCTGCTCCCTGCCGGCCTGGAATTCGTCAACTCCAGTACAGTTCCGGGCTCTTCCTTCGACCCTTCCTCGGGAATCTGGATCGTCGGAAACATGCAGCCCAACGAAACCCTTCAACTGCAGATCACCGCCAAGGTACAGGCGGCTCAGACCTTGACCAACACGGCCGAGGTGATCGCTGTGGCCGAAAACGACCCGGACCTGGCGAACAACGTAACCACGATCTCGCTGCAGGTTGGCCCGATCGTGACGATGGGCCCGCAGATTACCGGGCTGCAACGTTTCGGTTACGCCCAATCCCAGACGACCTTTGTCCTCTCCTTCGATCAGGAAATGGCTGCAGATCACGCGACGGATCTCGGCAATTATCGACTGGTTGATGCGGGTCGAGACGGCCGATTCGCGACCAGGGACGATCGGACCATTCTCCTCCGATCCGCCGAGTACAACCCCTCGGAACGAACGGTCACCCTGTTCCCGACACGACGCATCTCCCCCCACCGGCAGCTCCTACTCATCGTCAACGGCACCACCGACTCGGGGTTGACCGATCTCGCGAACAACCGGCTCGCAGGCAACGGCGACGGCCAGCCTGGAAGCGATTACACGGGGGTGATCCGCGGGTTCGTGGGGGCTCCCTATCAGACCCGAAACGCTCCTTCGACCGACGCCATGCGACACTTCATCTGGGGTTTCTCCCAGGACCACCCGATCGTCCCTCGCAATCTCATTCGACACCCCAACTTCACCATCGACGACCTTCGACAGCTCCGCCTGCAACGACGCCCCCTGCCCCTCACGTTCCTTCAGACACAACGACCCGCATTCTTGAAATAA